One genomic segment of Sebastes fasciatus isolate fSebFas1 chromosome 17, fSebFas1.pri, whole genome shotgun sequence includes these proteins:
- the LOC141754912 gene encoding CMP-N-acetylneuraminate-beta-galactosamide-alpha-2,3-sialyltransferase 1-like, which yields MGASPEPFLSPRNIISEETFNWWKRIQSERSSFSFYNTTVEKVFQMFPHSLNLMESSPDRCRTCAVVGNSGNMNRSRYGPLIDFHDVIIRINHGCIKGYEKDVGTRTTHRVMYPTSATNLDNTTHLLLFPFKTNDLQWLLKSFAPRQKTIADSGLKANKDLVMILSRAFMKYVHYVWLKRKGMYPSTGFMTLILSMHMCDEVSVFGFGADRYGNWNHYYEILKNKQLKTGNHGGNQEYAIIEKLYQQQKITFFKGW from the exons ATGGGTGCATCTCCTGAGCCCTTTTTGTCACCGAGAAACATTATCTCAGAGGAGACCTTTAACTGGTGGAAG CGCATACAGTCTGAAAGAAGCAGCTTCAGTTTCTACAATACAACAGTGGAGAAGGTGTTCCAGATGTTCCCACACAGTCTTAATCTGATGGAGTCCAGCCCCGACCGCTGCAGGACTTGTGCTGTGGTTGGGAACTCTGGGAATATGAATAGATCACGCTATGGACCTCTCATAGATTTCCACGATGTCATCATAAG GATCAACCATGGCTGTATCAAAGGCTATGAAAAAGATGTTGGGACCAGAACAACACATCGTGTGATGTATCCAACTAGTGCTACTAATTTGGACAACACCACCCATCTTTTGTTGTTTCCATTCAAGACAAATGACTTACAGTGGCTCCTCAAGTCCTTCGCTCCAAG acaaaaaacaattgCGGACTCAGGGTTGAAAGCCAACAAGGATTTG GTGATGATCCTCAGTCGAGCTTTCATGAAATACGTTCATTATGTTTGGCTCAAAAGGAAGGGCATGTATCCATCTACTGGCTTTATGACTTTGATTCTCAGCATGCACATGTGTGATGAG GTCAGCGTGTTTGGGTTCGGTGCAGACAGATATGGAAACTGGAACCATTACTATGAAATactcaaaaacaaacaactgaAAACTGGAAATCATGGTGGAAATCAGGAGTATGCAATCATTGAGAAACTATATCAGCAACAGAAaattacctttttcaaaggatggtga
- the LOC141754766 gene encoding CMP-N-acetylneuraminate-beta-galactosamide-alpha-2,3-sialyltransferase 1-like codes for MCSRKTRVVMSLLCLTAIGVFSRSSWILSVYRDSFPPRNSSLCACDKCLMEYDPWFSELMGASPEPFLSLRNNITEETFNWWKRIQYERRSFSFYNATVEKVFQMFPHSLNLIESNPDRCRTCAVVGNSGNLNGSRYGPLIDFHDVVIRINRGRIKGYEKDVGTRTTHRVMYPNSATNLDNTTYLLLFPFKINDLQWLLKSFAPREKKAADSGFIANKDLVVILSPAFMKYVHYVWLKRKGSYPSTGFMTLILSMHMCDEISVFGFGADRYGNWNHYYEILKNMRKNWKTGNHNGNHEYKIISKLYQQQKITFFKGW; via the exons ATGTGTTCCAGAAAAACCCGGGTCGTCATGTCCCTGCTGTGTCTCACTGCCATCGGGGTGTTTTCTAGATCTTCATGGATTTTATCAGTGTACCGTGATTCCTTCCCCCCTCGCAACTCAAGTCTTTGTGCATGTGACAAATGTTTAATGGAGTATGATCCGTGGTTTAGTGAGCTCATGGGTGCATCTCCTGAGCCCTTTTTATCACTGAGAAACAACATCACAGAGGAGACCTTTAACTGGTGGAAG CGCATACAGTATGAAAGACGCAGCTTCAGTTTCTACAATGCAACAGTGGAGAAGGTGTTCCAGATGTTCCCACACAGTCTTAATCTGATAGAGTCCAACCCCGACCGCTGCAGGACTTGTGCTGTGGTTGGGAACTCTGGGAATCTGAATGGATCCCGCTATGGACCTCTCATAGATTTCCACGATGTCGTCATAAG GATCAACCGTGGCCGTATCAAAGGCTATGAAAAAGATGTTGGGACCAGAACAACACATCGTGTGATGTATCCAAACAGTGCTACTAATTTGGACAACACCACCTATCTTTTGCTGTTTCCATTCAAGATAAATGACTTACAGTGGCTCCTCAAGTCCTTCGCTCCAAG agaaaaaaaagctgcagacTCAGGATTCATAGCCAACAAGGATTTG GTGGTGATCCTCAGTCCAGCGTTCATGAAATACGTTCATTATGTTTGGCTCAAAAGGAAGGGCAGTTATCCATCCACTGGCTTCATGACTTTGATTCTCAGCATGCACATGTGTGATGAG ATCAGCGTGTTTGGGTTTGGAGCAGACAGATATGGAAACTGGAACCATTACTATGAAATATTGAAAAacatgaggaaaaactggaaaacTGGAAATCATAATGGAAATCACGAGTATAAAATCATTAGTAAACTATATCAGCaacagaaaattacttttttcaaaGGATGGTaa